From the genome of Chloroflexota bacterium, one region includes:
- a CDS encoding branched-chain amino acid ABC transporter permease, with protein MVRVIFDTLSVTSILLLLVLGMAVIVGMMRIFNLCQGEFVLLGAVTAFLTYTWFGSVLLGILLAPIVVGAFGLLLERLVIRRFYASPAGALLATFAVGFVIREVVRAMMTSQGAPVPAPLHGSFDLLGASLPAWRLVIIGVTIVVVVAAYIALGRSSLGLRVRATLDNRELAEATGISTSRMYAGTYAVGAGLAGFAGALIVPNLTLYPDLGLDNLVPMFIAVMVGGLGSLEGPLLGAIAIGIPAGLVPALIGPVAAQVVVILGAIVFMRLRPTGLVSR; from the coding sequence CTGGTCCGGGTGATCTTCGACACGCTCAGCGTGACGTCGATTCTCCTCCTGCTCGTGCTCGGCATGGCCGTAATCGTCGGGATGATGCGGATCTTCAACCTCTGCCAGGGCGAATTCGTGCTGCTGGGAGCCGTGACCGCGTTCCTGACCTACACGTGGTTCGGGAGCGTCCTCCTGGGCATCCTCCTGGCACCCATCGTCGTCGGGGCGTTCGGGCTGCTCCTGGAGCGGCTGGTCATCCGGCGCTTCTACGCCAGCCCGGCGGGAGCGCTGCTGGCCACGTTCGCCGTCGGCTTCGTCATCCGGGAGGTGGTCCGGGCGATGATGACCTCCCAGGGTGCCCCGGTCCCAGCCCCGCTTCACGGGAGCTTCGACCTCCTCGGGGCGAGCCTCCCGGCATGGCGACTCGTCATCATCGGCGTGACGATCGTCGTGGTGGTGGCCGCCTACATCGCCCTGGGCCGCAGCTCGCTCGGGCTCCGCGTCCGAGCGACCTTGGACAACCGGGAGCTGGCCGAGGCGACGGGAATCTCCACGAGCCGGATGTACGCGGGGACCTACGCGGTCGGCGCCGGCCTGGCCGGGTTCGCCGGGGCGCTCATCGTCCCCAACCTGACGCTCTATCCCGACCTCGGGCTCGACAACCTCGTCCCGATGTTCATCGCGGTCATGGTCGGCGGGCTCGGCTCCTTGGAGGGGCCGCTTCTCGGCGCCATCGCGATCGGGATCCCGGCCGGCCTCGTGCCGGCCCTGATCGGCCCGGTCGCCGCCCAGGTCGTCGTGATCCTCGGGGCGATTGTGTTCATGCGGCTGCGGCCGACGGGATTGGTCAGCAGATAA
- a CDS encoding response regulator transcription factor, translating to MEATTGSGASGTVAREIAVLARVARGLAEPRPPDELAARILEAVADLVPFAAAAFSIWDPIGRTHRTLANEGYADSTLAYLNAAGDIGFRRAHKIRRPLRWGSAPFDYRATYAPRHVFSPAGYDEGMTACLFTEDGRYTGVLNLNTTTSTTPTDDTLALFDELGSLLALVTDATRSAGWLASLAEAGASAAAVTQSGELVELKGRSVGPVLGSTPPLVDLARQLLARQQARRRFLWLDPAHGWQRVEIFRVRANPSGLEDVALLTASATVLPYALTARELDVLTLVACGLSNGEIALHFGLSPRTVATHLERVFQKLGLPSRAGAAAFAVEQGLLRVRSSDAELGGQAGG from the coding sequence GTGGAGGCCACGACCGGATCGGGGGCAAGCGGAACCGTCGCCCGCGAGATCGCGGTACTGGCGCGCGTCGCCAGGGGGCTTGCCGAGCCGAGGCCGCCCGACGAACTCGCGGCGCGCATCCTGGAGGCCGTCGCCGATCTCGTCCCATTCGCCGCCGCCGCCTTCTCGATCTGGGACCCGATCGGTCGGACCCACCGGACGCTGGCGAACGAGGGATACGCCGACTCGACGCTCGCGTACCTGAACGCCGCCGGTGATATCGGCTTTCGTCGCGCTCACAAGATCCGCCGGCCGCTGCGGTGGGGCTCTGCGCCGTTCGACTACCGGGCTACCTATGCGCCTCGTCACGTCTTCAGCCCGGCCGGCTACGACGAGGGGATGACGGCCTGCCTGTTCACCGAGGACGGGCGCTACACCGGTGTGCTGAACCTGAACACGACGACGAGCACGACGCCGACCGACGATACGCTAGCGCTCTTTGACGAACTCGGGAGCCTGCTCGCCCTCGTGACGGATGCGACCCGCTCGGCTGGTTGGCTCGCGTCGCTGGCGGAGGCGGGTGCCTCTGCCGCCGCGGTCACCCAGTCCGGAGAGCTCGTGGAGCTCAAGGGCCGGAGCGTAGGCCCTGTGCTCGGCTCGACACCGCCACTAGTCGACCTCGCTCGCCAGCTGCTGGCGCGCCAGCAGGCTCGCCGGCGCTTCCTCTGGCTCGACCCAGCGCACGGCTGGCAGCGCGTTGAGATCTTCCGGGTCCGAGCCAATCCGTCTGGCCTCGAAGACGTCGCCCTCCTGACCGCCTCGGCCACAGTGCTTCCGTACGCGCTGACCGCTCGCGAGCTCGACGTCCTGACGCTCGTGGCGTGTGGCCTCTCGAACGGGGAGATCGCCCTTCACTTCGGACTGAGTCCGAGGACCGTGGCGACGCACCTGGAGCGCGTTTTCCAGAAGTTGGGCCTGCCGAGCCGGGCCGGCGCGGCTGCGTTCGCGGTCGAGCAGGGGCTCCTCCGGGTCCGATCCAGCGATGCGGAGCTCGGCGGCCAGGCCGGCGGCTGA